GTGGCAGGAGCTGGGATTGGGAGgtggcctgggcctcccagagagGGAGGGGGCCAGGGTccccttttcctctctttgtCCCTTCTTCCTTGCCAGCCACCCTGGCCTCCTTGCCACCCGCCAGCACATCCAGTACGCTCCCACCTCAGGGCTGCACTGGCTTCCCCCTGCCTTGAGcacctcctcccacctcacctccttAAAGTCATGTTCAAGCCATGGTCACTTTATGTTCTTAGCAAGGCCTTCCCTGACTATCAGATCAAAACTGCTGCCCCCAACCCTGATCACCTGTACCCTACTGTAGGCTTTCTTTTCCCATAACACTTAGCGCCTTCTAACACACCatataatttgctttttccttttgtctgtcttcttccactagaatgtaagctccatgaggacaggtgTCTTTGTTCTATTCATCAATATATCTCAATTGATAGAATCCCAAACACTGCCTGGGGTGGAGCAGACACTCAATGAATACTTGAATGACTGAATTGAGTGCTGGGTTGCAGACCCCATGCAGGGCTGGGCTGCATCTGATTCCGATCCCAGGGAGCTTCGGTGGGGCAGTGTCTGGTTTCAGGGAGTTGAAAAGACTGGGACCAGGGCCCCAGAACTGCGCAGAACACCAGCCTAAGCTGGGGATCCCAGATGCTAAGCTGGGGCTGAGCTCCCTATTCTGCTCTCCCTTGGGCCACAGAAAAAGAGCCGGGAGGAGTCTAGTGGTGAGGGCAGCGGCGTGGAGATCCTGGCCAACCGGCCCTACACAGATGGGCCCGGGGGCAGCGGGCAGTACACACACAAGGTGTACCACGTGGGCTCCCACATCCCAGGCTGGTTCCGGGCACTGCTGCCCAAGGCTGCCCTGCAGGTAGAAGAGGAATCCTGGAATGCCTACCCCTACACCCGAACCCGGTGAGTGGGTGAAGTGGGCGTGGTCCGGGGCCAGGAGGGAAGCAGCCCTGGTGGGTACGGCAGTGAGCCTCACCCATGCCTTCTGCCCAGGTACACCTGCCCTTTTGTGGAGAAATTCTCCATTGAAATTGAGACCTATTACTTGCCTGATGGGGGGCAGCAGCCAAACGTCTTCAACCTGAGTGGGGCCGAGAGGAGACAGCGCATCCTGGGTGAGGCCTGGAGCTATGGAGGGACCCTGGCGCCCCTCTCAGTCTCCTGGCTGCCTCAGTGGGCAGCCTCTGAGAAGTCCCAGCCCTCTCCAAGCCTCATGTCCTATCTGCAAAAGGACAGGAACTGTCACCCAGTCCCAAGAGGGTGCCAGGAGCGGGGGCTCAAAGGGGCTGGCACTGCTCAATGCTTGCTGAACTCCCTCAGACACCATTGACATCGTGCGGGATGCAGTGGCTCCAGGCGAGTACAAAGCAGAAGAGGACCCCCGGCTGTACCGCTCGGTCAAGACGGGCCGAGGGCCACTGGCTGATGACTGGGCGCGGACGGCGGCGCAAACGGGGCCCCTTATGTGTGCCTATAAGCTGTGCAAGGTTGAGTTCCGCTACTGGGGCATGCAAGCCAAGATCGAGCAGTTCATCCACGATGTAGGTGAGCACCCAGCCGCGGGAGGTCCTGCTTACCCAGCATGCCCATGTTTAGGGCCAGGGATGCTCCCATCCACTGGGGACACAGAAGCAGAAAGCCATCATTTCCAGTTGAGGCGGGGAGCACTAGGGCAGAGGTGGCCGCACAGCCTAGCCAGGCATCCACAGAGCAGGAAGCTGGTAATATGAGCTACAAGGTCCATGCTGACTCTGACTTTCAGAAATGCTGCTGCTTCCATTAAGATTCTAAGATTCTCCATCATCCTATGAGCTGGGTGAGACTTAGAGATGCTCAGGAAGGTCACCTGCTCTAACTGGCAGCATGCTAAGGAGTGCAGGCTGAGGCTGTGACTCTGATGTCATTCTCTCTGGGATTCCCCCCCTCCACTCCCAGTTTCTAGTGTTCCAGCCTTTGGCCCTAGTGTTCAGGAGCCCCAGTTCCACACCTCCCCTCAACCTGACTCCACCACGCCTGCAGCTCAGCCCTGCCTCAGTGCCCAGGTCATCTGCACACAGAGGGATGATCCCTAGTTGGGGAGACCAGCGGCCTGGCTTCTGTCCCACTACTGACCCATGGTTCCTCCAGCAAGGCGCTGGCCATCTCTGCACTTTAAATGTCTCTTCAGTAAATTAGGAGGAGGTTGAGTCAGATATGAAGAGCTAATACTGACAGTGAGAGCAACACACAGACCCTTTGCTAATTACTTTCTGTGCAAGATCTCCCTTAACACCCACAACACCCCACCAGGTAATGACgatgattattcccattttacaggtgaggaaattcaGCTTATAGAATAATGAGGACTCCGTATCTTGCATttggaaaaataccaaaaagcacaaataagaaaattaaaatcacccaCATATAGCCACTACTAAGATTCTGATATATCTCCTCACAGAAGTTTATAATTATCATTCAGCCATCATTACCTTATTTCCTAGATATTTAAGAGTTTCTAACTTTATTCTTCTGCTTAAGATAAAAATATCCCAGAATGGGTATCATCTTTCGCCACAACTGTCATTGAGTGCCAACACTTCCATTAACTATTAACACCTTCATTAACCATCAACAATTTCATTAACTGTTAGACACTTAATTAACTGTTAATTCCTCAGAAGTCAGCAGGAAGCCAGCCAAAAGCAAGAACAAGCATCGGTCCCTGCTTCCGGGGTGATGGGGCGGGGACGGTGCTGAGAGTTAGGGTGTGCGGAGAGACAGGAAGGGCAGTGGGCGGAGGGGAGTCAGGCAGGAAGACAAATGCCCCACTTTCCACTCCCATTCCTGGACTGCACTGGCCCTGCCCTACTTTGTGGCTCTGGGAGGGTGGTGTCCCCAGGGGAGCCATTACCCAACCTCAAGGCTGGGCATGTGGCGGCAGTGCCAGGGAAGCAGTGGGAGGGGACAGTTCCGATGCCTAGGCACCTGCAGGTCTACGTCGGGTGATGCTGCGGGCCCACCGCCAGGCCTGGTGCTGGCAGGATGAGTGGACAGAACTGAGCATGGCTGACATTCGGGCACTGGAAGAGGAGACTGCTCGCATGCTGGCCCAGCGCATGGCCAAGTGCAACACAGGCAGTGAGGGGTCTGAGGCCCAGCCCCCCGGGAAACCAAGCACCGAGGCCCGGTCTGGGGCTAGCAACACTGGCACCCCCGATGGGCCTGAGGCCCCCGCTGGCCCAGATGCCTCCCCCGATGCCAGCTTTGGGAAGCAGTGGTCCTCATCCTCCCGTTCCTCCTACTCATCCCAACATGGAGGTGAGGCTGGGACACAGGGATGGGAGGAGCAACCCTCCCCGCTGGGCTCCCAGGCTGAGGCTGAGCCGGCCCGGCAGGGGCTGTGTCTCCCCAGAGCTTGTCCGAGTGGCGCATGCAGAACATTGCCCGAGACTCCGAGAACAGCTCCGAGGAAGAGTTCTTTGATGCCCACGGTCAGCACCGAGGCCCTTTTTGGGAGTGGGGATGTCCCCAAGCagctcctcccaccccatgacaCAGCCCCCTGTCCCCTCAGAAGGCTTCTCGGACAGTGAGGAGGTCTTCCCCAAGGAGATGACCAAGTGGAACTCCAATGACTTCATCGACGCCTTTGCTTCCCCAATGGAGGCAGAGGGAACGCCAGGTAAAGATCCCACCTAGGACACCGGCCCCCAGCACCCATGTACAGCAGGTCATAAGTTTAATGGCATCTTAAGATGAGAGGCAATCTGAAGAGGTGCTCATTAAATACACAGATGAATaatgaaggatggatggatggataagtggataaatggatgaatgggtggttgggtgagtgggtgggtggatggatgggtgggcgggtggatggatggatgggcgggtgggtaggtgggtggatggatggatggatggataaatggatggatgggtgggtgggtggatggatgggtgggtggatggatggatggttgaatggatggatggatggatggatggatggatggatgggtgggtgggtgggtggatggatggatggatgattagAATGTAGTCACGATTCAGacacaacacaaagaatgaaGGAATTAATTTGGATTCCCTGAATGCTTCACATGAGAGGTGATGTCTATGCTGGCTTTGGAAGACTTGGGCCAGCACTGTCCAGCAGAACTTCTAGGTCCATGCTGCCCAAGGtgatagccactagccacacTGGCTCCCAGGCACTGAAAATGGGGCTAGTGTGACCGAGGAACTGAagattttatgtattatattttaattcatttaaatttaaatacccACTTGTGGCTAATGGCTACCACATTGGACAGGGCAGGGTTAGAGAAGTTTGCCAGGCAAACAGGCATTGTGTAGAGAGGCAGCCCTGACTGCAATAAGACCAGTAGGAGCAAAGGCCTGGAAATGCAAACTGACCTGGGAAAGTTGGTGGGAGGAGAAGTTTGGAGGAAGGTAGGGACTGGCAGATGCCAGAACTGGGTGCCTGAAGTGCCAGATGAGGGGATCCCAGTGGTCTTCTCTATCCCTCTCACTGGCTTCCTTGCCCTACAGAGCCTGGAGCCGAGGCAGCTAAAGGCATTGAGGATGGGGCCCAAGCACCCAGGGACTCAGAGGCGAGTATGGTCAGCCACCCCATATCAAAGCTCCCTCTACTCACTGGCCTGGCCACTGCTGTGACACCCATTGCACCCCATTGTGCCCCCCAGGGCCCGGATGGTGCCGGGGACCTGGGGACTGAGACATGCGCAGTCCACGCCCTCTTCCTCATCCTGCACAGCGGCAACATCCTGGACTCAGGCCCTGGAGACGCCAACTCCAAGCAAGCAGATGTGCAGACACTGAGCTCTGCCTTCGAGGCCGTCACCCGCATCCACTTCCCTGAGGCCTTGGGCCATGTGGCGCTGCGACTGGTGCCCTGTCCACCCATCTGTGCCGCCGCCTACGCCCTTGTCTCCAAGTACTAGCCACGGGTGGAAGGGCAGGGAACTCCTAGGATCAGGGAGGCcttggggcagggggagggggaaaggggtcAGGAAGCCAGACACCTGGGTCAGTCACTGGCATGGCTGGACCTGTTCTGGAGAATAGCTCCATTTCAGTTGCCTCTTGGGGCTAACACTGCCCACAAAGGACCCACAGAGCCAGGGCTTGCCAGCAGGCCCAGGGGACTTGGATGGCAGGAGTGGGTCTGGAAGCCCTTCACCCACCCACCACATTTCCTCCTCCTGCAGCCTGAGCCCCTACAGCCACGATGGTGACAGCCTGTCTCGCTCCCAAGACCACATTCCACTGGCTGCCCTGCCACTGCTGGCCACCTCATCTTCCCGCTACCAGGGCGCCGTGGCCACTGTCATTGCCCGCACCAACCAGGCCTACTCAGCCTTCCTGCGCTCACCTGAGGGCGCTGGCTTCTGTGGGCAGGTCAGCGGTTAGGGACAGTCCATCTGCTGCCCTCCACTGCAGCCCCCATTGTGGCCTGGCCTGGGTGAGGACAAGGCCTCTCCTGATGGTGCCCCTGCTCCCACACAGGTCGTGCTGATTGGAGACGGTGTTGGTGGCATCCTGGGCTTTGATGCACTCTGCCACAGTGCTAACGCAGGCACCGGGAGTCGGGGCAGCAGCCGCCGTGGGAGCATGGTCAGTATAGCCAAACCCAGCCTCCTCAGGAGCGGGAAGGCCCTCTCCGTCTCTAGGTCTCTGCCCCCTGGAATGCGACCCCTCTGCCAGCAGGCAGGCCCCCTGCTGCCCCACCAGTTCATGTCTTCTCTGGAATTCTGCTCTGCCCAACCCCCAAGCCTCACTCCTCACTTCTAAGTAAGTGGAATTTGAATGGTCCCCAGGACTGAAGATGTTTCTGTCCCCTGCTCCATCCAGAACAATGAGCTGCTCTCTCCAGAGGTTGGCCCAGTGCGGGACCCCCTGGCAGATGGTGTGGAAGGCCTGGGTCGGGCCAGCCCAGAACCCTCAGCCTTGCCTGCCCAGCGCATCCCCAGTGACATGGCCAGTCCTGAGCCCGAGGGCTCTCAGAACAGGTGACGTCCCTGCCCCATCACCCCTACCCTGGGTGCATGATGGACTAGAGAGGCAGCAACACTGAGCATCCCTCCTCCCCCACAGCCTTCAGGCAGCCCCTGCAACCACCTCCACCGGGGAGCCCCGGCGGGCAAGCACAGCCTCCTGCCCACCCGCTGCCAGTTCCGAGGCGCCTGACGGCCCCAGCAGCACTGCCCGCCTTGACTTCAAGATTTCTGGCTTCTTCCTCTTCGGCTCCCCACTGGGCCTGGTGCTGGCTCTGCGCAAAACCGTGATGCCCGCCCTGGAGGGTGAGTCCTAGGGGCTGTGGGGGCACCTCTAGTCTCTGTCTGCCCCTTCTTTCCCCACCTCCTCTGGCCTTCCCTCTCGCCCGAGGCACGGGCAACTTCCCCACTGT
This portion of the Macaca mulatta isolate MMU2019108-1 chromosome 14, T2T-MMU8v2.0, whole genome shotgun sequence genome encodes:
- the PITPNM1 gene encoding membrane-associated phosphatidylinositol transfer protein 1 isoform X8, producing MLIKEYHILLPMSLDEYQVAQLYMIQKKSREESSGEGSGVEILANRPYTDGPGGSGQYTHKVYHVGSHIPGWFRALLPKAALQVEEESWNAYPYTRTRYTCPFVEKFSIEIETYYLPDGGQQPNVFNLSGAERRQRILDTIDIVRDAVAPGEYKAEEDPRLYRSVKTGRGPLADDWARTAAQTGPLMCAYKLCKVEFRYWGMQAKIEQFIHDVGLRRVMLRAHRQAWCWQDEWTELSMADIRALEEETARMLAQRMAKCNTGSEGSEAQPPGKPSTEARSGASNTGTPDGPEAPAGPDASPDASFGKQWSSSSRSSYSSQHGGAVSPQSLSEWRMQNIARDSENSSEEEFFDAHGFSDSEEVFPKEMTKWNSNDFIDAFASPMEAEGTPEPGAEAAKGIEDGAQAPRDSEGPDGAGDLGTETCAVHALFLILHSGNILDSGPGDANSKQADVQTLSSAFEAVTRIHFPEALGHVALRLVPCPPICAAAYALVSNLSPYSHDGDSLSRSQDHIPLAALPLLATSSSRYQGAVATVIARTNQAYSAFLRSPEGAGFCGQVVLIGDGVGGILGFDALCHSANAGTGSRGSSRRGSMNNELLSPEVGPVRDPLADGVEGLGRASPEPSALPAQRIPSDMASPEPEGSQNSLQAAPATTSTGEPRRASTASCPPAASSEAPDGPSSTARLDFKISGFFLFGSPLGLVLALRKTVMPALEVAQMRPACEQIYNLFHAADPCASRLEPLLAPKFQAIAPLTVPRYQKFPLGDGSSLLLADTLQTHSSLFLEELEMLVPSTPTSTSGAFWKGSELATEPPAQPAAPSTTSEVVKILERWWGTKRIDYSLYCPEALTAFPTVTLPHLFHASYWESADVVAFILRQVIEKERPQLAECEEPSIYSPAFPREKWQRKRTQVKIRNVTSNHRASDTVVCEGRPQVLSGRFMYGPLDVVTLTGEKVDVYIMTQPLSGKWIHFGTEVTNSSGRLTFAVPPERALGIGVYPVRMVVRGDHTYAECCLTVVARGTEAVVFSIDGSFTASVSIMGSDPKVRAGAVDVVRHWQDSGYLIVYVTGRPDMQKHRVVAWLSQHNFPHGVVSFCDGLTHDPLRQKAVFLQSLVQEVELNIVAGYGSPKDVGVYAALGLSPSQTYIVGRAVRKLQAQCQFLSDGYVAHLGQLEAGSHSHASSGPPRAALGKSSYGVAAPVDFLRKQSQLLRSRGPSQVDREGPGTPPTTLARGKARSISLKLDSEE
- the PITPNM1 gene encoding membrane-associated phosphatidylinositol transfer protein 1 isoform X7 — translated: MLIKEYHILLPMSLDEYQVAQLYMIQKKSREESSGEGSGVEILANRPYTDGPGGSGQYTHKVYHVGSHIPGWFRALLPKAALQVEEESWNAYPYTRTRYTCPFVEKFSIEIETYYLPDGGQQPNVFNLSGAERRQRILDTIDIVRDAVAPGEYKAEEDPRLYRSVKTGRGPLADDWARTAAQTGPLMCAYKLCKVEFRYWGMQAKIEQFIHDVGLRRVMLRAHRQAWCWQDEWTELSMADIRALEEETARMLAQRMAKCNTGSEGSEAQPPGKPSTEARSGASNTGTPDGPEAPAGPDASPDASFGKQWSSSSRSSYSSQHGGAVSPQSLSEWRMQNIARDSENSSEEEFFDAHEGFSDSEEVFPKEMTKWNSNDFIDAFASPMEAEGTPEPGAEAAKGIEDGAQAPRDSEGPDGAGDLGTETCAVHALFLILHSGNILDSGPGDANSKQADVQTLSSAFEAVTRIHFPEALGHVALRLVPCPPICAAAYALVSNLSPYSHDGDSLSRSQDHIPLAALPLLATSSSRYQGAVATVIARTNQAYSAFLRSPEGAGFCGQVVLIGDGVGGILGFDALCHSANAGTGSRGSSRRGSMNNELLSPEVGPVRDPLADGVEGLGRASPEPSALPAQRIPSDMASPEPEGSQNSLQAAPATTSTGEPRRASTASCPPAASSEAPDGPSSTARLDFKISGFFLFGSPLGLVLALRKTVMPALEVAQMRPACEQIYNLFHAADPCASRLEPLLAPKFQAIAPLTVPRYQKFPLGDGSSLLLADTLQTHSSLFLEELEMLVPSTPTSTSGAFWKGSELATEPPAQPAAPSTTSEVVKILERWWGTKRIDYSLYCPEALTAFPTVTLPHLFHASYWESADVVAFILRQVIEKERPQLAECEEPSIYSPAFPREKWQRKRTQVKIRNVTSNHRASDTVVCEGRPQVLSGRFMYGPLDVVTLTGEKVDVYIMTQPLSGKWIHFGTEVTNSSGRLTFAVPPERALGIGVYPVRMVVRGDHTYAECCLTVVARGTEAVVFSIDGSFTASVSIMGSDPKVRAGAVDVVRHWQDSGYLIVYVTGRPDMQKHRVVAWLSQHNFPHGVVSFCDGLTHDPLRQKAVFLQSLVQEVELNIVAGYGSPKDVGVYAALGLSPSQTYIVGRAVRKLQAQCQFLSDGYVAHLGQLEAGSHSHASSGPPRAALGKSSYGVAAPVDFLRKQSQLLRSRGPSQVDREGPGTPPTTLARGKARSISLKLDSEE
- the PITPNM1 gene encoding membrane-associated phosphatidylinositol transfer protein 1 isoform X10, which produces MLIKEYHILLPMSLDEYQVAQLYMIQKKSREESSGEGSGVEILANRPYTDGPGGSGQYTHKVYHVGSHIPGWFRALLPKAALQVEEESWNAYPYTRTRYTCPFVEKFSIEIETYYLPDGGQQPNVFNLSGAERRQRILDTIDIVRDAVAPGEYKAEEDPRLYRSVKTGRGPLADDWARTAAQTGPLMCAYKLCKVEFRYWGMQAKIEQFIHDVGLRRVMLRAHRQAWCWQDEWTELSMADIRALEEETARMLAQRMAKCNTGSEGSEAQPPGKPSTEARSGASNTGTPDGPEAPAGPDASPDASFGKQWSSSSRSSYSSQHGGAVSPQSLSEWRMQNIARDSENSSEEEFFDAHEGFSDSEEVFPKEMTKWNSNDFIDAFASPMEAEGTPEPGAEAAKGIEDGAQAPRDSEGPDGAGDLGTETCAVHALFLILHSGNILDSGPGDANSKQADVQTLSSAFEAVTRIHFPEALGHVALRLVPCPPICAAAYALVSNLSPYSHDGDSLSRSQDHIPLAALPLLATSSSRYQGAVATVIARTNQAYSAFLRSPEGAGFCGQVVLIGDGVGGILGFDALCHSANAGTGSRGSSRRGSMNNELLSPEVGPVRDPLADGVEGLGRASPEPSALPAQRIPSDMASPEPEGSQNSLQAAPATTSTGEPRRASTASCPPAASSEAPDGPSSTARLDFKISGFFLFGSPLGLVLALRKTVMPALEVAQMRPACEQIYNLFHAADPCASRLEPLLAPKFQAIAPLTVPRYQKFPLGDGSSLLLADTLQTHSSLFLEELEMLVPSTPTSTSGAFWKGSELATEPPAQPAAPSTTSEVVKILERWWGTKRIDYSLYCPEALTAFPTVTLPHLFHASYWESADVVAFILRQVIEKERPQLAECEEPSIYSPAFPREKWQRKRTQVKIRNVTSNHRASDTVVCEGRPQVLSGRFMYGPLDVVTLTGEKVDVYIMTQPLSGKWIHFGTEVTNSSGRLTFAVPPERALGIGVYPVRMVVRGDHTYAECCLTVVARGTEAVVFSIDGSFTASVSIMGSDPKVRAGAVDVVRPAGYAEAPRGGLAVAAQLPPWRRLLLRWPHPRPAAPEGSVSAEPGAGGRTEHRGRLWVSQRCGCIRSAGPVPKPDLHRGPCRAEATGAVPVPVRWLRGPSGPAGSGLALACLLGTPKGCLGQKQLWCGCPCGLPAQTEPTASLQRSKPGGS
- the PITPNM1 gene encoding membrane-associated phosphatidylinositol transfer protein 1 isoform X1, encoding MLIKEYHILLPMSLDEYQVAQLYMIQKKSREESSGEGSGVEILANRPYTDGPGGSGQYTHKVYHVGSHIPGWFRALLPKAALQVEEESWNAYPYTRTRYTCPFVEKFSIEIETYYLPDGGQQPNVFNLSGAERRQRILDTIDIVRDAVAPGEYKAEEDPRLYRSVKTGRGPLADDWARTAAQTGPLMCAYKLCKVEFRYWGMQAKIEQFIHDVGLRRVMLRAHRQAWCWQDEWTELSMADIRALEEETARMLAQRMAKCNTGSEGSEAQPPGKPSTEARSGASNTGTPDGPEAPAGPDASPDASFGKQWSSSSRSSYSSQHGGAVSPQSLSEWRMQNIARDSENSSEEEFFDAHGFSDSEEVFPKEMTKWNSNDFIDAFASPMEAEGTPEPGAEAAKGIEDGAQAPRDSEGPDGAGDLGTETCAVHALFLILHSGNILDSGPGDANSKQADVQTLSSAFEAVTRIHFPEALGHVALRLVPCPPICAAAYALVSNLSPYSHDGDSLSRSQDHIPLAALPLLATSSSRYQGAVATVIARTNQAYSAFLRSPEGAGFCGQVVLIGDGVGGILGFDALCHSANAGTGSRGSSRRGSMNNELLSPEVGPVRDPLADGVEGLGRASPEPSALPAQRIPSDMASPEPEGSQNSLQAAPATTSTGEPRRASTASCPPAASSEAPDGPSSTARLDFKISGFFLFGSPLGLVLALRKTVMPALEVAQMRPACEQIYNLFHAADPCASRLEPLLAPKFQAIAPLTVPRYQKFPLGDGSSLLLADTLQTHSSLFLEELEMLVPSTPTSTSGAFWKGSELATEPPAQPAAPSTTSEVVKILERWWGTKRIDYSLYCPEALTAFPTVTLPHLFHASYWESADVVAFILRQVIEKERPQLAECEEPSIYSPAFPREKWQRKRTQVKIRNVTSNHRASDTVVCEGRPQVLSGRFMYGPLDVVTLTGEKVDVYIMTQPLSGKWIHFGTEVTNSSGRLTFAVPPERALGIGVYPVRMVVRGDHTYAECCLTVVARGTEAVVFSIDGSFTASVSIMGSDPKVRAGAVDVVRPAGYAEAPRGGLAVAAQLPPWRRLLLRWPHPRPAAPEGSVSAEPGAGGAAAAEAPGRTEHRGRLWVSQRCGCIRSAGPVPKPDLHRGPCRAEATGAVPVPVRWLRGPSGPAGSGLALACLLGTPKGCLGQKQLWCGCPCGLPAQTEPTASLQRSKPGGS
- the PITPNM1 gene encoding membrane-associated phosphatidylinositol transfer protein 1 isoform X5; this translates as MLIKEYHILLPMSLDEYQVAQLYMIQKKSREESSGEGSGVEILANRPYTDGPGGSGQYTHKVYHVGSHIPGWFRALLPKAALQVEEESWNAYPYTRTRYTCPFVEKFSIEIETYYLPDGGQQPNVFNLSGAERRQRILDTIDIVRDAVAPGEYKAEEDPRLYRSVKTGRGPLADDWARTAAQTGPLMCAYKLCKVEFRYWGMQAKIEQFIHDVGLRRVMLRAHRQAWCWQDEWTELSMADIRALEEETARMLAQRMAKCNTGSEGSEAQPPGKPSTEARSGASNTGTPDGPEAPAGPDASPDASFGKQWSSSSRSSYSSQHGGAVSPQSLSEWRMQNIARDSENSSEEEFFDAHGFSDSEEVFPKEMTKWNSNDFIDAFASPMEAEGTPEPGAEAAKGIEDGAQAPRDSEGPDGAGDLGTETCAVHALFLILHSGNILDSGPGDANSKQADVQTLSSAFEAVTRIHFPEALGHVALRLVPCPPICAAAYALVSNLSPYSHDGDSLSRSQDHIPLAALPLLATSSSRYQGAVATVIARTNQAYSAFLRSPEGAGFCGQVVLIGDGVGGILGFDALCHSANAGTGSRGSSRRGSMNNELLSPEVGPVRDPLADGVEGLGRASPEPSALPAQRIPSDMASPEPEGSQNSLQAAPATTSTGEPRRASTASCPPAASSEAPDGPSSTARLDFKISGFFLFGSPLGLVLALRKTVMPALEVAQMRPACEQIYNLFHAADPCASRLEPLLAPKFQAIAPLTVPRYQKFPLGDGSSLLLADTLQTHSSLFLEELEMLVPSTPTSTSGAFWKGSELATEPPAQPAAPSTTSEVVKILERWWGTKRIDYSLYCPEALTAFPTVTLPHLFHASYWESADVVAFILRQVIEKERPQLAECEEPSIYSPAFPREKWQRKRTQVKIRNVTSNHRASDTVVCEGRPQVLSGRFMYGPLDVVTLTGEKVDVYIMTQPLSGKWIHFGTEVTNSSGRLTFAVPPERALGIGVYPVRMVVRGDHTYAECCLTVVARGTEAVVFSIDGSFTASVSIMGSDPKVRAGAVDVVRHWQDSGYLIVYVTGRPDMQKHRVVAWLSQHNFPHGVVSFCDGLTHDPLRQKAVFLQSLVQEVELNIVAGYGSPKDVGVYAALGLSPSQTYIVGRAVRKLQAQCQFLSDGYVAHLGQLEAGSHSHASSGPPRAALGKSSYGVAAPVDFLRKQSQLLRSRGPSQVDREGPGTPPTTLARGKARSISLKLDSEDHPSTRKCQVMTRLSQWTSSADSERDK
- the PITPNM1 gene encoding membrane-associated phosphatidylinositol transfer protein 1 isoform X6, whose protein sequence is MLIKEYHILLPMSLDEYQVAQLYMIQKKSREESSGEGSGVEILANRPYTDGPGGSGQYTHKVYHVGSHIPGWFRALLPKAALQVEEESWNAYPYTRTRYTCPFVEKFSIEIETYYLPDGGQQPNVFNLSGAERRQRILDTIDIVRDAVAPGEYKAEEDPRLYRSVKTGRGPLADDWARTAAQTGPLMCAYKLCKVEFRYWGMQAKIEQFIHDVGLRRVMLRAHRQAWCWQDEWTELSMADIRALEEETARMLAQRMAKCNTGSEGSEAQPPGKPSTEARSGASNTGTPDGPEAPAGPDASPDASFGKQWSSSSRSSYSSQHGGAVSPQSLSEWRMQNIARDSENSSEEEFFDAHEGFSDSEEVFPKEMTKWNSNDFIDAFASPMEAEGTPEPGAEAAKGIEDGAQAPRDSEGPDGAGDLGTETCAVHALFLILHSGNILDSGPGDANSKQADVQTLSSAFEAVTRIHFPEALGHVALRLVPCPPICAAAYALVSNLSPYSHDGDSLSRSQDHIPLAALPLLATSSSRYQGAVATVIARTNQAYSAFLRSPEGAGFCGQVVLIGDGVGGILGFDALCHSANAGTGSRGSSRRGSMNNELLSPEVGPVRDPLADGVEGLGRASPEPSALPAQRIPSDMASPEPEGSQNSLQAAPATTSTGEPRRASTASCPPAASSEAPDGPSSTARLDFKISGFFLFGSPLGLVLALRKTVMPALEVAQMRPACEQIYNLFHAADPCASRLEPLLAPKFQAIAPLTVPRYQKFPLGDGSSLLLADTLQTHSSLFLEELEMLVPSTPTSTSGAFWKGSELATEPPAQPAAPSTTSEVVKILERWWGTKRIDYSLYCPEALTAFPTVTLPHLFHASYWESADVVAFILRQVIEKERPQLAECEEPSIYSPAFPREKWQRKRTQVKIRNVTSNHRASDTVVCEGRPQVLSGRFMYGPLDVVTLTGEKVDVYIMTQPLSGKWIHFGTEVTNSSGRLTFAVPPERALGIGVYPVRMVVRGDHTYAECCLTVVARGTEAVVFSIDGSFTASVSIMGSDPKVRAGAVDVVRHWQDSGYLIVYVTGRPDMQKHRVVAWLSQHNFPHGVVSFCDGLTHDPLRQKAVFLQSLVQEVRRLRRLRVELNIVAGYGSPKDVGVYAALGLSPSQTYIVGRAVRKLQAQCQFLSDGYVAHLGQLEAGSHSHASSGPPRAALGKSSYGVAAPVDFLRKQSQLLRSRGPSQVDREGPGTPPTTLARGKARSISLKLDSEE